In Lycium ferocissimum isolate CSIRO_LF1 chromosome 11, AGI_CSIRO_Lferr_CH_V1, whole genome shotgun sequence, a single genomic region encodes these proteins:
- the LOC132038527 gene encoding LOB domain-containing protein 24-like, with the protein MNANMLMFVAACAACKHQRKECDANCQLAPYFPSNRAEDFQNVYRLFGVDKTIEFINCVPDDQKEKTVETLILEARIRKENPVHGCLAIERKLRAEIEAHENELEIVRNQISLCKKMATLQRKDYQSEEELDRSSLALASPSDARFTMPGGTSGDQIADP; encoded by the coding sequence ATGAATGCTAATATGCTTATGTTTGTTGCAGCATGTGCAGCGTGTAAGCACCAAAGGAAAGAATGTGATGCAAATTGCCAGTTAGCTCCATATTTTCCTTCCAATAGAGCTGAAGATTTTCAAAATGTTTATCGACTTTTCGGAGTAGACAAAACCATAGAGTTTATTAATTGTGTTCCTGATGACCAGAAGGAAAAAACTGTTGAAACCCTAATTTTAGAGGCTAGGATTAGGAAGGAAAATCCTGTGCATGGTTGCCTTGCCATTGAAAGAAAACTGAGGGCAGAAATTGAAGCACATGAAAATGAGCTTGAAATTGTACGAAATCAAATTTCTTTGTGTAAGAAAATGGCCACATTGCAAAGAAAAGATTACCAGTCAGAAGAGGAGCTCGATCGATCTTCCTTGGCTTTGGCTTCTCCATCTGATGCTCGTTTTACCATGCCAg